The genomic stretch ACCTTTCAGCATTGTGGATATCCTCAGCAAGCCCACCATCCAGAGGAGCCATGTCCACAGAAGTCTCAGCAGggagatgagctggagtgtgAGGGTCCAGGAGCGGTCAGCGCTGAGCGCTCTACAGGAGCTCACCAACAAAACCTTCAGAGCCCTGGACAtcaacacagcacaaacaccagCAGGTGAGAATTCATCAGCCTTGACCACTGGGCATGAAGTATTTACACAGGACTTGAAATGAAGACCtaatattatgaatattatttaatataattacaataCTACCGTATTAGAATACAGCTTCTTTGAGTAGTCTAAGGAAATTACGATGATAATATATCacttattataataattttactttattttttaacaaagctAATACCTATAATCATGGgaaattttaatattattgttgttataatattaataacactgTTTTTCCAGTGCTGATATTTCTCTGATCTGTCTCTGCAGGGAGAGGCAGAGATGACCCAGCTGTGTTTGTTCCGAAGAAtcagctgaggaagaggagaaaggCCCGAACTGCCTTCACCAGTCAGCAGCTGTGTGAGTTAGAGAAGCGTTTCCTTTATCAGAGGTACCTCTCTCCCGCTGACCGGGACCATATCGCCCAGCAGCTGGGCCTGACCAATGCACAGGTCATCACCTGGTTCCAGAACCGCAGAGCCAAGCTGAAACGGGACTTGGAGGAAATGAAGGCTGACGTGGAGTCCGCCAAAGCCCTGGGAAATGTGTCTACTCTGATTGAGCCTCGGAGGAGTGGACAAGGGACCAGGGGCGTCTCAGGGCCAGGGGCCACTTCTCAGCGGGACCACGGGCAGAAATTGGTGCACAAATTACAGCTGTCCCCTGCAGGGTCCCACTCGGACCACACAAGTCAGCACAGCTCTGAAGAAGACGAAGGAGACATGGAGATAGACGTGGATGATTAATGAGCAGGAAAAAGACTTTTATAATGTTGTAGTTCTTTAGGTAAAATAGACTGAATCCACACTCAAGTAAATGTATTGTTACTTTGTAAAAATAATGGCTGGAGTAGAGGTTAAAACGGAAAGTACCTTTCCAAAAAACATGAGATTTCATTTGTAAGCAAAGAAACTAAAGCAAAATTTGTATGACCCTATTCTTCTTTTTGTCTTAAATAAAATGCTAACGCTCCAAAGCAGCAcagcagcaacaaaacagaatgAACTGCTTCCCTCTTGAAATTCAAGttctaaattaaattaaattttgagTACAGATAAAACAATTTGAGAGAACACAGGAAAAAACTAATCCAACGTACAAAAATGTACTGTCAAATACTACCATCACTACCCAACTCTTAAAATTTCCAACATTAAATAAGCTGTTAGCatacactgtatttgttttttcagtctttCTAAAGTCTACCTCCCTCAGGCTTCTGTGCATTGtgtttttgattgacagcgctTTTTAAAAGAAACTAAATAAATGGTTCATGGCAGTGACCTCGCACTAGGTTTTATGTGATTTATGAGTATTTATAAAATTGTCATTGTTTGTACAATTCAGAgttatagattttttttgtactgtggtCTACAGACCTTAGACACAAAACTGTGTTTCAGGTCTAAtgtatgaaagaaaaaaataaatgaaaatcttTCTCTAATTTTGTCTCTTATGCTTATTATTATGACATcacgtcactgtccaaagaaaagcgtttatctccaaaatagtaacgtTACAGTAGAAGgagaaaaccttcttaactttcagtgaatGTCAAAATAAAGAGATTATATTCCaagtatttttggagcatttctattggtccgttcatcaaGAAATTTGTCacaatgtgaaagacagctgctgtgttcagatgatgtagtaaaataaatatcaacaaaaatggagatacatgttttttttatacagcGACAATATCAAAAAAGGGTGATATTACATTATGCTGGTAATAATAATACCGCTATGATACTACAGCCATTTCAAAAAGACAAGGTAGCAAATTTGATAGTAAATGGCCAACATTACATGTTTCAGGATCAGAATATAATgcaaataatacattatttacaggaCGTTACTTACTGGTTCCAGCCGTTGTCTTAATTACAGCTTTGGTTTCTTTTCAGAACAGTTGTTTTACAGTTTCAGTTCAGTCTTGGGcgttacattttcaaaatgtttaacGTGTTTGAAAGTGTGAATTTGTAGTGGTAATAACGCTTTGATTGCAGCAGATGTGCATCCAAACTGTGCCATAGGCACTAAAACACCCCCTGCAATTATACACCATGGCTTTAGAACTTTTCACTGGTAACAGTCTGGTAACCTTCTTGCACAAAGTGCTATTTAGCCTATAATTATGTAAGTCATGTGTTATATAGCTTTATATTACTGTAATGCTGTCCTTTATAAGGACGGTGTGCCTTTGGTGTTCTATGGTCTATTTGGCTGATTAGGTTTGTTTTCCTCCATTTTGAAAAAGGCTTTGTTTGGGCCTCAGCTCTTTCTTTTATCGACAGCAGTTTAACGAACTGCGTGGGTCCGACATCTTCTTAGCAAACGCTAACTGCTTcaactctttctctccttttttcttttttatccgTTTTTAGCCCCATTCCAGctattgtttttgctctgtcTGAATGAAACAGCCTCCCCTCGGCTTGCTttcccccttttctctctctataaGCGTGTCTTGGCTTATTGACCCGGCGACGTGCGTTTGGCCATTGGAGCCGAAATTTATGTGAGAAACAGCAATCTGGAGCAGCGcggagaaaagaagaaagaaagaaagaaagccataTAAACCTCGCAGTTTTGGGccactttctccctctctcttgccTTGTTTTGTTCTCCACTCAGGACTATAACGTTAAAGCGTAACAACCGAGGACAAACGAGCAGTCAGACGAGTGTGAGGAGGCGCCCCGCGGTCACTCACAGAAACAAGGCCGGGGCCATACGCTTCTCCGCGGCTGACACTTCCTCACAGCTCCGCGCCCGGTGATGGATGGCCTCGCCCCCCCACGCCCCCTTTAGAAAAGTGTGtcaactcacactcactcactctcacttctAACTTCTTCTCCTTTATCTCAATTTTGTCTTTTCTCTTCCCTTGTTCTCCACTCCATCCTTTCAAtcccttcttttctctttcatgctttaactttctctctttcatcttATTTTTCCTGTGCTTTCTCACATTCCATCTCAAACCTTTCTCAACtgctttctctcccttttctttttttgtgtctaCCTTCTACCCCCTCTTCATTCGCTAGAGCATCTGTACTCATGAATGTCCATTCGCtcctctttcctttttttctgttatttttgaaCAAGTCAATGAACTAcaatgactctctctctctctctctctctctctctctctctctcatatgttGCATTTTGTGTGGGGACTTTTATATTTGAGTTGGAAGAATGGCTCCTTATTCGGCGTGTTTTTCATGTTAAGTAGGCGAGGGCAGCGTTAAAGATTTCAGACGTGTCAGACTGAGCTAAAAGGCCATCTTTtcacaaaaaagagagaaaagaatagaaaagaaaagggaaaaaaacacgaTGATGGGAGAAAGAGCATCTGAGTCAGAGGGGGAAAAGAATAGAAACAATTTACACAATATGGCTGTTTAACCCCACGTCTGTTAACAAGAAAATTAATGACATAATCACCAGAGAATTGAACGTTAATGTTAAAGATATTCACATTgttatattaattacattattgttatgtgattgttttttatttttggtagGCCAGGTACTGTACTCCCATACATGATGATAAATTAAAACACATGTCCTATGGCAGATATGGATTTCCCtttattaggggtccaagcacagAATGtactggagccctattgtttttcaaaatgtatttgctTCATATGAACAAACATGTAAcgttacaaaaatacaaaagacaCAGCAAACAGATATAAACATATTTGTTCAAAATAATTAATGTTATAATAAAAAGGATGTTCCAaatgtttatgtaaaaatattatatttaaagcattttatttcatacCTTGTTTTGTATCCCATAGAtcgttttacattttatttttttacatgcttcattcattaatcatcTCTCTAACTTATTCATCCTGGTCATGGTCAGTGTCAGTCCaaagtctacctggaatcatgtaatttacaaatatttttaaaaattattgcaatttcattacaataaaaatatatatattttttctatacTTTTTCATCCTTcagataacattttattttaggtgcAGAATATCTATAATAAAGAGTATTGCGAAGTTTACTGTAGCCATAGTTACCAGTTCTCTGGCTGCTTTCTCTAAACAGCTCTGAATGCTTCAATTATATTAAGTTTGTGCCTGAAATTAatcagtgccctattcactTCACTACATAGTTAGCAACGTAGGGAATAGAGTAGGGGGCCATTTTGAATACGATTCATATTATGTATGATGAAAGCACACTGGCATGAGCCCTCCTGACAAGGAACTGAACTCCTCCGCTGACAAGgaactgaaggctctgcagcttgAAAAAAAGGGGTAATATTCCGCCATCTTTAAATCACCTAAAAAGAGGCAGGACTGTACAGAACAAAATCTAACACTGAGTGAACTGTGATACTCAGAGGGTAATCTCGCATTACCAGTGTCTGGTGCCTTTCTCCACTTTACATGGCTAAGAACCGCCTACAACTGAAGAGAAAGAAATTTGACATGCAAAAGGTCCAATCAAAAGCCCATTCCTCAGGGGAGAATGAGATAATAGGCTTGGGCCAATAGGTGCATGGAGTAGACGTGTGATGTTTATTATTCAACTTTGAAAAAAAGCATGCTTactgtagtagtagtagtagtaatagtaggaGCGATATTGGTTGTGGTAGTAGTTAAACTTGTTATAGTTGTAGTAGCACTCAGTAGTATTAATGATAGCAGTAAAAGTAGTTGTACATGTAGTTGTAGTAAAAATAGAAGCAGTCAGTTTAGATTGAGTAACAGCTATGGAGACCTAAGGTCTTatggttttattattatcatttatattataatttattatttataataccTGCATTATAGGGACACCACTTTTCACTTATGGTAGAAATGTTCAAGTAACTCCTTTAAACCTTCTAATGATACATCCAACTTAAAATCactagttttattttaaaatcatggAAAACCACATACCTTGTACTTTTTACAACATTATTGGGACATGACCTGACCTGAGGACATAGATGGTTTATAAGCACAAACcccatacacaacacacaaacacgaaCAGATACTTAAGATGACAGTCCAGGCATCAAAGGACATATAATTTGCCTGTCAAATATAACTactattttattgttttggccAATCTGTcatcaatcatttttatttatttttaataactgCTGGCTTGTACACCACACCTACACAACACATGACATACAAAAGTACTATTTTGTGAGAGCCATGCAACATTAATgtgaaatgaaacactgacagTAGATTTTTATTAGTCTCTGACAGCATTACCttagtttttaatttaatgtaaattgTGACTATGGATATTGGTGTATAACTATAAAACTGCAGTCGTAGTAGAGAATATATTTTGTCTGAAATATATTGCAAAACATTCATCAGCTAACCATTTgacaataaataatatttaaaaaaatatgtcaaCATGTTCAAAATATAAAAGCATAATACACATGGGATCAAGAAGCAGAGCAAAAccagtaaattttaattaaattatttatcattaatatttacataagtACTGATTTAAACATTAACaatgtataattaaaaaaaacattctgccAAGAcacaaatgtaaaacattaataCCAATTGCGGTTACAGTcataaaaaaagatttatttattttttctgatgagaatttgctttaatttttttttcccactttaAAAGCAAGTGATTCAAATCAATGCAAAAACAACAAGCATGTTAAGTATCAGAgaaattgtttattcagaaataatcatttcatgttacaattacagaccatatattaattttaaaaacattaaaatcaagCCTTAAAACAAACTGAATTCATAAGTTATTCTAAGTAAAAACAAAGTATTCTAATCATTCCCACCAAACCACAGTCTATATGCGTCTCCTTCCACTCCACCGAACGACAGTCTGCGCATGTCTCTTCCCACCGAATGACAATCTACACACATCTCTTCCCACCGAACAACAGTCTACATGCGTCTCTTCACACCGAATGACAGTCTACACATATCTCCTTCCACTGAACGACAGTCTACATGCGTCTTCTTCCACTGAATGACAGTCCACACGTATATACTTCTACTGAAAGACAGTCTACACACGTCTCCTTCCACCGAACAACAGTCTACACACGTCTCTTTCCACCGAACAACAGACTACACCCGTCTCTTCCCACCGAACGAGTCTATATGCGTCTCTTCCCACCGAACGACAGTCTACACACGTCTTTTCCCAACAAACGATAGTCTACATGCGTCTCCCTCCACTCAACAACAGTCTACACGTGTCTCTTCCCACTGAACGACAGTCTACAAATGGACCCGTTTCTAatttttacaaaaagaaaagtggtacaagtaatttttatttgttcctgaATCTCAATGGCCTTAGCGCATTTTCTTTGATTATCTTTTACAAACCAAACATAAAAATTGAGCACACGTGCTACTACACCCAACACATTTACAACCTTCATATGGTCTTTGGGTCAGTTTGACACACAGAAACTATGGaatcaaaaaagggtcaaaaagattttgagtttgtaacaCAATACTTACAAATGTAGTTTGAGCAACTATATACACGTAAAACAAAATTTGTAGCTGTGTTTGAGCAACTATGTACACGTAAAACACGTGCTGTTAGGCGCAATGCCATGCGCGTTGCTCTTGGTTACATTTCTCCGCTGTCCGTTTACTGGAAAGAACCagggttccaagaatcaggaacggaaccggttcaagaaccagagttcatttggtggaaaagtgctatggTTGACAGAATCAAATCAAtgattctgattggttaaacaaaccttgagatctgattggtccagctaaaattttcctattggtccatcaattggccgtcaaaaaaGGTTCTTAAAtctgcaactgcaaaaagaatttcacacatgcagcaagGAAGTCGAATGTGTGGATtatttccacctcattcaaaaactctcACTGTCatatttggaaccttaaaaaggtttgctcttgcacattttaagccgtttgagaaggtactgattcacacattcacaacatttgatttaGCAATGCAAATCTTTGtttcatatttgtgaatttaaattattattatcgttgttgttgtttttttaattcgtGCATTTTAATAcgtgtggattttagttttgcgtgtatgtagttgctcaaacgcagttacaaggtccgttacatttgtgagtgttgttttaaaaactcaaaatctttttgacacTTTATTGACTCCATAAGAAACATGcctacagagacacacagaatttctctctctctctctctctctcaatttcaattcaattcaaggtGCTTTATTGACATGACAAATTAGTTACATTTGTATTGTCAAAGCCTGGGttgcaatttaaaatttaagaagaacataaacattgaattaaacaataaaatattgaattaagggcggcacggtggcgcagcaggtagtgtcgcagtcacacagctccaggggcctggaggttgtgggttcgattcccgctccgggtgactgtctgtgaggagttagtgtgttctccccgtgtccgcgtgggtttcctccgggtgctccggtttcctcccacagtccaaaaacacacgttgcagactcgaaagtgtccgtaggtgtgagtgaatgtgtgtgtgtctgtgttgccctgtgaaggactggcgtcccctccagggtgtattcccgccttgcgcccgatgattccaggtaggctctggaccccccgcgaccctaaattggataagcggttacagataatggatggatggatgaatattgaattaaataaatacagggggTAACTTTTTAGAACTTGGAAACACCCGCCAACATTCACCACAGCGACTGGAACTGGGGGAAAAGGTtatatatggtgtgtgtgtgtgtttgggtgtttgacagggtcactcactgtcccttttGTGATGGCAGGCGAGGACGTATCGGGCTGCGagagtgcagctctctctctgttctcccagGAGATAcgggagtctgtctgtgggggtcagggctGTGAAGGACGGGTGTATTTCACTAAATTTAATTTAGAACTCTTTGCGGATCTCAGTGTACTTT from Hoplias malabaricus isolate fHopMal1 chromosome 2, fHopMal1.hap1, whole genome shotgun sequence encodes the following:
- the lbx1b gene encoding transcription factor LBX1b, coding for MTSTEALRVCAVLPKSRTLSSPDHVHPKPLTPFSIVDILSKPTIQRSHVHRSLSREMSWSVRVQERSALSALQELTNKTFRALDINTAQTPAGRDDPAVFVPKNQLRKRRKARTAFTSQQLCELEKRFLYQRYLSPADRDHIAQQLGLTNAQVITWFQNRRAKLKRDLEEMKADVESAKALGNVSTLIEPRRSGQGTRGVSGPGATSQRDHGQKLVHKLQLSPAGSHSDHTSQHSSEEDEGDMEIDVDD